Proteins encoded in a region of the Elizabethkingia bruuniana genome:
- a CDS encoding type VI secretion system baseplate subunit TssF — protein MHLDQNIYSKETIKARMLQNATKLWGVKSIQSLDPFVKLLIDAFSTEVFKANNEIQNVNSRLLERLARMLTPTKYTHPVPAHAIAFYTPEEDVEYVMDYTEFFFKKSINSFSKTQSDKQVDVPFTPVDNIRTIKAQVGAMIVGNTCYAFDENLNRTPICRINNRIEDYRKISIGINVSKYSAGRLPEKLSLFCANTAFEHIDYVYRLLPHVKVSSNGKSLSINPGLSYTDQRKYEGFEEVFREQSIRYKVTEDIKKIYNSKFIEVEGIHDDLKLQPGYFPFELGYLKGQAPALDQLINDNSFLWLTFEFPPQFTDQILDNFSFALNAFPVYNRGWKKTEYILDIMGNNIPLETGVGEYFLYVEEVVDGEGKKYEEIPFTPNDHLSKGLYTVRKGGMERFSNRNAVDLMVNVLELTRDEVAAFSVFNRDKLRDLLGEMSDKMKGMIKKVENADKDLVEDVNYVIIEPIESSVHTYAAFWITHCALANHIRPGTTLNSQQKAKSITFLTESTGGDLEQKGSDSIQAYRYALMTRDKIVSIEDIKAYCQMVMKDELKSIRVSRGTIISDKPKEGFVKTIDVSIVAQNYAFYGKSYWDNQATVLMNNIKVRAIDGVIYRVKIEDGSTVEI, from the coding sequence ATGCACCTAGACCAAAATATTTATTCTAAAGAAACAATTAAAGCCCGGATGTTGCAGAATGCAACAAAACTATGGGGTGTAAAAAGTATCCAGTCTTTGGATCCTTTTGTAAAATTATTGATAGATGCTTTCAGCACGGAAGTGTTCAAAGCCAATAATGAAATTCAGAATGTAAATAGCAGACTTCTGGAAAGGCTGGCAAGAATGCTTACGCCCACTAAATATACTCATCCCGTACCGGCACATGCAATTGCATTCTATACACCGGAAGAAGATGTGGAATATGTAATGGATTATACCGAGTTTTTCTTTAAGAAAAGTATCAATTCATTTAGCAAAACACAGTCCGATAAGCAGGTGGATGTTCCTTTTACGCCTGTAGATAATATCAGAACCATAAAAGCTCAGGTAGGTGCGATGATTGTAGGAAATACCTGTTATGCATTCGATGAGAATCTGAACAGAACGCCTATATGCAGAATAAATAATCGTATTGAAGATTATAGAAAAATAAGTATCGGAATCAATGTTTCCAAATATAGTGCAGGCAGGCTTCCTGAGAAGCTGAGTCTTTTCTGTGCGAATACAGCCTTTGAGCATATCGATTATGTATACAGACTTTTGCCACATGTAAAAGTAAGCAGCAATGGCAAATCACTCAGTATCAATCCGGGGTTAAGTTATACCGATCAGCGCAAATATGAAGGCTTTGAAGAAGTTTTCAGAGAACAGTCTATCCGCTACAAAGTGACGGAGGATATTAAAAAAATATACAATTCAAAATTTATTGAAGTTGAGGGCATTCATGATGATTTAAAACTTCAGCCAGGTTATTTTCCATTTGAATTAGGCTACCTTAAAGGTCAGGCACCGGCGTTGGATCAGCTTATTAATGACAATAGCTTTCTTTGGTTAACTTTTGAATTCCCACCACAATTTACAGATCAGATTCTGGATAATTTCTCTTTTGCACTCAATGCCTTTCCGGTTTATAACAGAGGCTGGAAAAAAACAGAATACATCCTCGATATTATGGGGAATAATATCCCTTTGGAAACAGGAGTAGGTGAGTACTTCCTCTATGTTGAAGAAGTGGTAGACGGAGAAGGAAAGAAATATGAAGAAATCCCTTTTACACCCAACGATCATCTTAGCAAAGGACTTTATACTGTAAGAAAAGGCGGTATGGAAAGGTTTAGTAACCGCAATGCCGTAGATTTAATGGTGAATGTACTGGAGCTTACGCGTGATGAGGTTGCTGCATTCTCTGTTTTCAACAGAGATAAGCTAAGGGACCTTTTAGGGGAAATGTCGGATAAGATGAAGGGCATGATTAAAAAAGTTGAGAATGCTGATAAGGATCTGGTAGAAGATGTCAACTACGTGATTATAGAACCGATTGAATCTTCGGTGCATACATACGCCGCATTCTGGATTACCCATTGTGCTCTGGCTAACCACATCAGGCCTGGTACCACTCTCAATTCTCAGCAAAAAGCAAAAAGCATTACATTCTTAACAGAGAGTACCGGGGGAGATCTGGAACAAAAAGGATCGGATAGTATTCAAGCTTATCGTTATGCGCTTATGACAAGAGATAAGATTGTATCGATAGAAGATATAAAAGCTTATTGCCAGATGGTTATGAAAGATGAACTTAAATCTATAAGAGTTAGCCGCGGAACTATTATAAGTGATAAACCAAAAGAAGGATTTGTAAAGACTATTGATGTGAGTATTGTTGCCCAGAATTATGCTTTTTATGGAAAAAGTTATTGGGACAATCAGGCAACAGTTTTAATGAATAACATTAAGGTTAGAGCAATAGACGGCGTTATTTACCGTGTAAAAATAGAAGATGGCTCTACAGTAGAAATTTAA
- a CDS encoding GPW/gp25 family protein, whose translation MEGINYRFPFNPSALMTENGSIETCDIAESIAQNIMLLIITKKGENRYDENYGNDVWNVEFDNGISSAVWENVFINSLKRQISDYEHRLVNPQIKAHIVFVEHNYDTRNFTEIKKKVKIAINAKLEATGEQFNFATELFLSPMSID comes from the coding sequence ATGGAAGGCATTAATTACAGATTCCCCTTTAATCCCTCTGCTTTGATGACAGAGAACGGCAGTATAGAAACTTGTGATATAGCAGAAAGTATAGCACAGAATATTATGCTGTTAATTATTACCAAAAAAGGAGAAAACCGATACGACGAAAACTATGGTAACGATGTATGGAATGTAGAGTTTGACAATGGTATTTCTTCGGCGGTTTGGGAAAATGTATTTATCAATAGTCTCAAAAGGCAAATCTCAGATTATGAGCACAGGCTGGTGAATCCTCAGATTAAAGCGCACATTGTTTTTGTAGAGCATAATTATGATACCCGAAACTTTACAGAGATAAAGAAAAAGGTCAAAATTGCTATCAATGCGAAACTAGAGGCTACAGGAGAACAATTCAATTTTGCTACTGAATTATTTTTAAGTCCGATGTCAATCGATTAA
- a CDS encoding lytic transglycosylase domain-containing protein, translating into MNLNFCKLLACVTLLMFCGKNTTAQVLTVTDTSDAHAMRIKSTINANREIVDFIEHSLAQRKLPKHLRNLPLLESGFDRTRVSSTGAVGIWQIMPAHANYYGLRESDRSDIYKSTQVALNSLSTLHRKYKDWISVLAAYSCGEANVAKAMEKAGSKNYEDYYIYLPDETTNAIRKYINACYVTGELDQLLPGGSANAAKLKARVADNNPEVQNNAEEQSVDPSLLKTTINSGYDLETIAQFIGIKQEDLLYWNPNIEKNLNEKQEVNFYLPAEQMGRFEANRNKILRLSLTK; encoded by the coding sequence ATGAACTTAAACTTTTGCAAATTATTAGCTTGCGTAACTTTACTTATGTTTTGTGGTAAAAATACCACGGCACAGGTCCTAACGGTTACTGATACGTCCGATGCTCATGCAATGAGGATAAAGAGTACAATAAATGCTAACAGAGAAATTGTTGACTTTATAGAGCACAGTCTTGCTCAGAGAAAGTTACCTAAGCATTTAAGAAATCTTCCTCTTTTGGAATCGGGATTCGACAGAACAAGAGTTTCTTCTACAGGTGCTGTAGGGATATGGCAAATTATGCCGGCTCATGCGAACTATTATGGATTACGTGAAAGTGATCGTTCAGATATTTATAAAAGTACTCAGGTAGCCTTAAATTCTCTGTCTACTCTTCATCGTAAATATAAAGACTGGATTAGTGTTTTGGCGGCTTATAGCTGTGGTGAAGCCAATGTAGCAAAAGCTATGGAAAAGGCAGGATCCAAAAATTATGAGGACTATTACATCTATCTGCCGGATGAAACTACAAATGCAATCAGAAAATATATCAATGCTTGTTATGTAACAGGAGAGCTGGATCAGTTATTACCCGGAGGGTCTGCTAATGCTGCTAAACTTAAAGCGAGAGTTGCTGATAATAATCCGGAGGTACAAAACAATGCAGAAGAGCAATCTGTTGATCCGTCGCTTTTAAAAACAACGATCAATTCAGGTTATGATCTGGAGACTATTGCACAATTTATAGGTATCAAGCAGGAAGATCTTCTTTACTGGAATCCTAATATTGAAAAGAATTTAAACGAAAAACAAGAGGTTAATTTTTATCTTCCTGCAGAACAAATGGGAAGATTTGAGGCTAACAGAAATAAAATTCTAAGGCTCTCTTTAACGAAGTAA
- the tssD gene encoding type VI secretion system tube protein TssD, producing MAVNNSRGVLKFNGGEAQKVLKLNYSVQRSTDVSGRVASDASNALVKITIEAGENAHVLESLLNNKYKPTTGEVTFNKAHEEGTLIKLNWENGYVIQHEVDFNAINDNNMHITFVVSAEKINYGGSSYDGIWPGN from the coding sequence ATGGCAGTGAATAATTCCAGAGGTGTGCTAAAGTTTAATGGAGGAGAAGCACAAAAAGTATTGAAACTAAACTATAGCGTACAACGCTCTACAGATGTATCCGGAAGAGTTGCATCTGATGCTTCCAATGCGTTGGTTAAAATTACAATTGAAGCAGGGGAAAACGCTCATGTTCTGGAAAGTTTACTGAACAATAAGTATAAGCCTACAACTGGTGAGGTTACATTTAATAAAGCCCACGAAGAAGGTACACTTATCAAACTTAACTGGGAAAACGGATATGTAATCCAGCATGAAGTAGATTTTAATGCAATCAATGACAACAATATGCATATTACCTTCGTTGTCAGCGCCGAAAAGATCAATTACGGCGGATCTTCTTATGATGGTATATGGCCGGGAAATTAA
- the tssR gene encoding type VI secretion system protein TssR domain-containing protein, giving the protein MKNTKSTLYILGSALLVTGCQVRVPSVKTPAPDYYGGIEQNMVINGYPKDPLPWITFSDRSKNTAFLKKEKNESPKEIKFLEPLMVVDYNKSSKLVKVAEYNADALMKKLPGKSVKSYGWISEDNLLLWNSALRDRTSGFIMKAAIVPGNTDVVKNTGTYIKNDSAVVYSSPNLSDPVKKKIPIGELVYVYKKAADNKGYLVGKSPKINMDSIDKDIYGWVSANMISTWGERSAIRLDRKADYSKFPLFGIYSALPEYTDEKPIVPIADAANRSEIENIFPTSTTLNKNTTKYFTNAFDYSQNYIFNVLGEKLPFKRYKEITKRNKNLNIVFAIDISAENRAYAPIAKSVIQDIQLKMQKLSYYKDVKYSAVLYKNNTCGPNVIASVLSSDYNGIFKYIDDKTMEMRCEGVGGQPVNEALSTAGQLLSTVPDETNLIVLIGSTASSGMNTSNAVRFISKARAKVIAYQTQSRSSDAYNDFVLLAQNIVTTTAQNITELNKEKVADQSLILNKNNFNFIEGDFGIYSLDYPKNSMTQGFVIYPKKREDNSNSLLIKAMDTLVTQVTDENKITDKSLTAYFKSAVGSGKTTVDGRYAFMFPDVSNPLPASFASQLVTYDYPTVASGYLPVDMRKNNPGIEKGILVSEQEYDQLKNFYDQIYKQTNPDSKDFNQKRAISRYVKLLKENNPTLDDFDTNKIYSQPMRVAVAKSTGMDNSDEVMMSEINIERWKDKKVIGRETVQTYFKNYKVLSNRLLENKNNPKYKVIQNGTTFYWLNEYFMPFVTDRTKP; this is encoded by the coding sequence ATGAAAAACACCAAATCTACATTATACATTTTAGGATCTGCTTTACTGGTTACAGGATGTCAGGTCAGAGTACCTTCAGTAAAAACACCTGCACCGGATTATTATGGAGGTATTGAGCAGAATATGGTCATTAACGGATACCCTAAAGATCCTCTGCCATGGATTACTTTCTCTGACAGGTCGAAGAATACCGCCTTTTTAAAGAAAGAAAAGAATGAATCTCCTAAGGAAATCAAGTTTCTGGAGCCTCTTATGGTAGTAGACTATAATAAGTCGAGTAAACTAGTAAAAGTAGCGGAATATAATGCAGATGCTCTGATGAAGAAACTTCCTGGGAAATCTGTGAAATCTTACGGATGGATATCAGAGGATAATCTATTATTGTGGAATAGTGCTTTAAGAGACCGTACATCCGGATTTATTATGAAAGCGGCTATTGTACCTGGTAATACAGATGTAGTTAAAAATACAGGAACTTATATTAAAAATGACTCTGCAGTAGTTTATTCTTCACCTAATCTTTCGGATCCGGTAAAGAAAAAGATTCCTATTGGGGAGTTGGTTTATGTGTATAAAAAAGCGGCTGATAACAAAGGATATCTGGTAGGGAAATCTCCGAAAATCAATATGGATAGTATTGATAAAGATATCTATGGTTGGGTAAGTGCCAACATGATTTCTACATGGGGAGAGCGCTCGGCGATAAGACTAGACAGAAAAGCTGATTACAGCAAATTTCCACTTTTCGGTATCTACAGTGCACTTCCGGAGTATACAGACGAGAAACCTATAGTACCTATTGCGGATGCGGCTAACAGAAGTGAAATAGAAAATATATTCCCGACTTCTACAACACTGAATAAGAATACAACGAAGTACTTTACCAATGCATTCGACTACAGCCAAAATTATATTTTCAATGTATTAGGTGAAAAACTACCTTTCAAAAGGTATAAAGAAATCACCAAGAGAAATAAAAATCTAAATATTGTATTTGCTATCGATATAAGTGCTGAGAACAGAGCTTATGCACCAATTGCGAAGTCTGTGATTCAGGATATCCAGCTTAAGATGCAGAAGCTGTCTTACTACAAAGATGTAAAATACAGTGCTGTTTTATATAAGAATAACACCTGTGGACCTAATGTTATTGCATCTGTACTTTCCAGTGATTACAACGGTATTTTTAAATACATAGATGATAAAACAATGGAAATGCGTTGTGAAGGAGTAGGCGGGCAGCCGGTAAACGAAGCGCTTAGTACAGCCGGACAATTGCTTAGTACGGTTCCGGACGAGACCAATTTAATTGTCTTAATAGGTTCTACAGCATCTTCCGGGATGAATACATCGAATGCGGTTAGATTTATTTCTAAGGCGAGAGCCAAAGTAATTGCTTATCAGACACAGTCCAGGTCTTCTGATGCTTACAACGATTTTGTATTACTGGCACAAAATATTGTAACAACTACAGCACAGAATATTACAGAACTCAACAAAGAGAAAGTAGCTGATCAGAGCCTTATTCTCAACAAAAATAACTTCAATTTCATCGAAGGAGATTTTGGTATTTATTCCTTAGATTATCCTAAGAATAGTATGACACAAGGATTTGTTATCTATCCTAAGAAAAGGGAAGACAATAGCAATTCACTTCTTATTAAAGCAATGGATACCTTGGTAACACAGGTTACAGATGAAAACAAGATCACAGATAAATCTTTAACAGCCTATTTTAAATCTGCTGTAGGATCTGGTAAAACTACTGTTGACGGCAGATATGCGTTTATGTTTCCTGATGTTTCCAACCCGCTTCCGGCTTCATTTGCTTCACAGTTGGTTACTTATGATTACCCGACAGTTGCTTCAGGATATCTTCCTGTTGACATGAGAAAAAATAATCCGGGAATAGAGAAGGGAATACTGGTTTCTGAACAGGAATATGACCAGCTTAAAAATTTCTATGATCAGATATACAAACAAACAAATCCGGATAGTAAAGATTTTAATCAGAAAAGAGCGATATCCCGCTATGTAAAATTACTAAAGGAGAACAATCCTACTTTGGATGACTTTGATACAAATAAAATCTACAGTCAGCCTATGAGAGTAGCGGTTGCTAAAAGCACGGGTATGGATAATTCTGATGAAGTGATGATGTCTGAGATTAATATTGAGCGTTGGAAAGATAAAAAAGTAATAGGCAGAGAAACCGTTCAGACTTATTTTAAAAATTATAAAGTATTGTCTAATAGATTGTTGGAGAATAAGAATAATCCAAAGTATAAGGTGATTCAGAACGGTACAACGTTCTACTGGCTGAACGAATATTTCATGCCTTTTGTTACAGACAGAACAAAACCTTAA
- a CDS encoding PKD domain-containing protein, whose amino-acid sequence MNYFQKNKKNIIIAVISTLLVASLIAIWLQRKSVNSSENIVAAVFPANLSLGDSLRFEDKTLNAKTKQWDFGDGKVSEKNKGIHMYTKPGFYEVKLTIDNKYTKTFPILVSSVVRPVLAPEESRIDAQTQALQLENVVFRAVAPNAKTFSWRFGESGNIDSKDKMAIYSYKKPGNYTVTLLTDDNPQPIVHQIRILPAYNPNEQLEQDLSSIDDTYSDIDDDIKRTLQQIADGNNFNSNYNYLLRTYFCNNDNTVMIVNNGKPKNYYYYTTGLQFDKNNTIQEVKSTFDNNQKCIIKLEVTQSK is encoded by the coding sequence ATGAACTACTTTCAAAAAAATAAAAAGAATATAATTATTGCTGTTATTTCTACCTTATTGGTTGCTTCATTAATTGCAATCTGGTTACAAAGAAAATCAGTGAATAGTTCGGAAAATATTGTAGCTGCTGTATTTCCCGCAAATCTAAGTTTAGGAGACTCACTTAGATTTGAAGATAAAACACTAAATGCTAAAACCAAGCAATGGGATTTTGGTGATGGTAAAGTCTCAGAGAAAAACAAGGGAATTCATATGTATACTAAGCCAGGCTTTTATGAGGTAAAGCTTACAATAGATAACAAGTACACAAAGACATTTCCAATCCTGGTTTCATCTGTTGTTCGTCCGGTTTTAGCTCCAGAGGAAAGCAGAATCGATGCACAAACCCAGGCTTTACAACTGGAGAATGTGGTCTTTAGAGCAGTAGCACCAAATGCCAAAACATTTTCATGGAGATTTGGAGAATCAGGAAATATAGATTCAAAAGATAAAATGGCGATTTACTCTTATAAAAAGCCAGGTAACTATACTGTTACATTACTCACGGATGACAATCCACAGCCCATTGTCCACCAGATAAGAATATTACCGGCTTATAATCCTAACGAGCAGCTGGAACAGGATTTATCTTCAATCGATGACACATACAGTGATATTGATGATGATATCAAAAGAACACTACAGCAAATTGCTGATGGCAATAACTTCAATAGCAATTATAATTATTTGTTGAGAACTTATTTCTGTAACAACGACAATACTGTAATGATTGTGAATAATGGAAAGCCTAAGAACTACTATTATTATACAACAGGTTTACAGTTTGACAAAAATAATACAATCCAGGAGGTGAAATCAACGTTTGATAATAATCAGAAATGTATTATTAAACTGGAAGTGACACAGAGTAAATAG
- the tssO gene encoding type VI secretion system TssO yields the protein MQFQVTLSKKEKRYYFVYLFGMLLLAVVFLGIIFLNKLESPFTHSDALAIKTLQEKSVFNNRQQAIQPTIDSTFIKLKKLSSENQQPVEENELKYEINDIKNAFSDITSVDARKDNYAQIAKFYKMYYDDKKIIVKKNENVKTFTKQYEECTIGMKDMQQHINQRKNAQIISNRN from the coding sequence ATGCAGTTTCAGGTTACTTTATCCAAGAAAGAAAAAAGGTATTACTTTGTATACCTCTTTGGGATGCTTTTATTAGCGGTCGTTTTTTTAGGTATTATTTTCTTAAATAAACTGGAATCCCCTTTCACTCACTCCGATGCACTGGCTATAAAGACATTGCAGGAGAAATCTGTTTTCAACAACCGTCAGCAAGCCATACAGCCTACAATAGACAGTACATTTATTAAGCTGAAGAAACTATCAAGCGAAAATCAGCAGCCTGTTGAAGAAAATGAGCTGAAATATGAGATTAATGATATCAAAAATGCATTTTCTGATATTACCTCTGTTGATGCAAGAAAAGATAACTATGCTCAGATTGCAAAATTTTATAAGATGTACTATGATGATAAAAAGATCATTGTAAAAAAGAATGAGAATGTGAAAACATTCACCAAGCAGTATGAAGAATGCACGATAGGAATGAAGGATATGCAACAACACATAAATCAGCGAAAAAATGCCCAAATCATAAGTAACAGAAACTAG
- the tssO gene encoding type VI secretion system TssO → MISSGQEKLNRKDVNKGIWKFIFSFLFLSGFSFLSVFLFFKSSEYQKENIQKEVENYKNILNKNELLQSKMEGIYSKMSMIANDKVQNDEFLRDNIVEDIHDCKNIMGKDSIKEFKQYASLLKNINEMVSLKDKLISASLEERAALNNLQECQGRLNIVTSKILNDAPKVGPRRRPRSIR, encoded by the coding sequence ATGATTTCTTCAGGTCAGGAAAAGCTAAACAGAAAGGATGTAAACAAAGGAATCTGGAAGTTCATTTTCTCTTTTCTGTTCCTTTCGGGATTCTCATTCCTCTCTGTTTTTTTATTTTTTAAAAGCAGTGAGTACCAAAAAGAAAATATTCAGAAGGAGGTAGAGAACTACAAAAATATACTGAATAAAAATGAACTGTTACAATCCAAGATGGAGGGCATTTATTCCAAAATGTCGATGATAGCTAATGACAAAGTTCAAAATGATGAATTCTTAAGAGATAATATTGTAGAGGATATCCATGACTGTAAAAATATCATGGGAAAGGACAGTATAAAAGAATTTAAGCAGTATGCTTCTTTACTGAAGAATATCAATGAGATGGTATCGCTTAAAGACAAACTGATTTCTGCTTCATTAGAAGAGAGAGCAGCGCTTAATAATCTGCAGGAATGCCAGGGACGATTAAATATTGTTACCAGTAAGATATTAAACGATGCGCCAAAAGTAGGGCCGAGAAGAAGACCAAGATCAATAAGATAA
- a CDS encoding response regulator transcription factor: MENNSNSVIRFSIADSDFYFKQFLLKMLLENPFYRVVNDCNNGHELISRLYRKQEDVFLINLYMPILSGLEAIKFIRQTNKTTPIITYSATYQNDMDAIVSEIPNAYYCQKNSIVIRDILRNSILSKKVDFEDYRQEWSQQMLEVQDYMERQKKSQQDLSLSEIQMIKLCYEGYSNKDIGERMNLSTRTVDTYIKRLTEKLGLKSKLDLVRFCVESGYYNTSI; encoded by the coding sequence ATGGAAAATAACTCTAACAGCGTTATTCGATTTTCTATTGCTGATAGTGACTTCTACTTCAAGCAGTTTTTATTAAAAATGCTCTTGGAGAACCCTTTTTATAGAGTTGTTAATGACTGTAATAACGGTCACGAACTTATCTCTAGACTCTATCGCAAACAAGAAGATGTTTTTTTAATTAATTTATACATGCCCATTCTAAGCGGGCTGGAAGCTATAAAATTTATTCGGCAAACGAATAAAACTACTCCTATTATTACCTACTCGGCAACCTATCAGAATGATATGGATGCTATAGTATCCGAAATACCCAATGCCTATTACTGTCAGAAGAACAGCATCGTGATAAGAGATATACTCAGAAATAGTATTTTATCCAAAAAAGTAGATTTTGAAGATTATCGCCAGGAATGGTCACAACAAATGCTGGAGGTGCAGGATTACATGGAACGCCAAAAGAAAAGCCAGCAGGATCTGTCTCTGTCCGAAATACAGATGATTAAACTTTGCTATGAAGGCTATAGTAACAAAGATATTGGTGAGAGAATGAATCTTAGTACAAGAACAGTTGATACTTATATCAAACGATTGACTGAAAAGCTTGGGCTAAAAAGCAAGTTGGATCTTGTGCGTTTCTGTGTAGAGAGTGGCTATTATAATACCAGTATTTAA
- a CDS encoding serine hydrolase domain-containing protein, with the protein MKKIIVLISLSILFTNFLSAQKPVEQETEINQINELMTKSYERGLFNGNVLVAKKGKIIYQKSFGFTDETRKAPLTKNSIFNFGSIVKQFNAVAIMMLVERGQLNLDDPISKYNLDLPKWSEKVTTRHLINYASGIPRIENKMIVPKNNEEAWKILRKTDTLLFEPGKGYRYDNGNVFLQRRIIEKVTGMTFQDFVTKNIIKPLKMTNSVFDAKSGYKNRTSCYDMDNVRCPEMKFISGWLWLDINDMYKWIEAMNHNRLISRKSFETLLNNPYAKEEGGSLGRFYEEDELQRHNGISYKFESILLNDMKNDVIVILASNNLNKVYSLGYTIRDIMLGKDFEIPKKSVYRAIRKESFTDINKAKEAYYLLKKTSEKEYSFENPSELNTLGYELLRASKIYESIEIFKLAISEFPKNANLFDSLGEAYFTNKQYDLALGSYKKAISLGGSNGNAEKMIDKINSLL; encoded by the coding sequence ATGAAAAAAATAATTGTCTTAATATCATTAAGTATTTTATTCACCAATTTTCTTTCAGCTCAGAAGCCAGTTGAGCAAGAAACAGAAATCAATCAAATTAATGAACTAATGACCAAATCCTACGAAAGAGGTTTGTTCAACGGAAATGTTTTGGTCGCTAAAAAAGGAAAAATCATCTATCAAAAATCATTTGGCTTTACCGATGAAACAAGAAAAGCGCCTTTAACGAAAAACTCCATTTTTAATTTTGGCTCTATTGTAAAGCAGTTTAATGCAGTTGCTATTATGATGTTGGTGGAGCGTGGTCAGCTGAATCTTGATGATCCCATTTCGAAATATAATTTGGACTTGCCAAAATGGTCAGAAAAAGTGACGACCAGGCATTTAATCAATTATGCCAGTGGAATTCCTCGCATTGAAAACAAAATGATCGTCCCAAAAAATAATGAAGAAGCATGGAAGATTTTGAGGAAAACGGACACCCTGTTATTTGAGCCGGGAAAAGGCTATAGATACGATAATGGCAATGTGTTTTTGCAAAGAAGAATTATTGAAAAGGTAACAGGAATGACTTTTCAAGATTTTGTGACTAAAAATATTATCAAACCTTTGAAAATGACTAATTCTGTTTTTGATGCAAAATCAGGATACAAAAACCGAACATCATGTTATGATATGGACAATGTGAGATGTCCGGAAATGAAATTTATCAGTGGTTGGCTTTGGTTAGACATTAATGATATGTACAAATGGATTGAAGCGATGAATCATAACCGTTTAATCTCTAGAAAGTCCTTTGAAACATTATTGAATAATCCTTATGCAAAAGAAGAAGGAGGATCGCTTGGTAGATTTTATGAAGAAGATGAATTGCAACGACACAATGGTATTTCGTATAAATTTGAATCCATTCTATTAAACGATATGAAAAATGATGTCATTGTAATTTTAGCATCCAACAACCTCAATAAAGTTTATAGTTTAGGATACACAATCCGTGACATTATGCTTGGAAAAGATTTTGAAATTCCTAAAAAATCTGTTTACCGAGCGATAAGAAAGGAATCTTTTACTGATATCAATAAAGCGAAAGAAGCTTATTATTTACTCAAAAAAACTTCTGAAAAGGAATATAGCTTTGAGAACCCAAGCGAGCTGAATACTTTAGGCTATGAACTATTGAGAGCGAGTAAAATATACGAGTCGATAGAAATATTCAAGCTGGCAATAAGTGAGTTTCCTAAAAACGCGAATCTATTCGATAGTTTAGGAGAAGCCTATTTTACAAATAAGCAATATGATTTAGCATTAGGTAGCTATAAAAAAGCAATAAGTCTTGGTGGAAGCAACGGTAATGCAGAAAAAATGATTGATAAAATAAATAGCTTACTGTAG